The DNA window CGGATTACCACTTCAAGCGGCCTTTGTGTCCCATCTTTGCATAATACAACAAGGTCATCGGCATAACGAACCAGTCGGGCGCCCAACCTCTTCTCCACGTGCTGTCGTTCCCATGTCCTGTCCAGAAGATGCAGGTACAAGTTGGACAACAGCGGAGAGATGACACCACCTTGCGGGGTCCCTTTCCGGCTCCTTTTGCCGCCACCAACATATCGAATTTTGCCATCTCTACCCTCCTCCGCAACAGGGGCCTTTAGCCACATCTTTATCAGACGAAGTATTTCTCCATCTGATATACGCTCAGCCACCACTATCAGCAACTTGTCATGGGGAATTGTATCGAAATATTTCGACAAGTCGGCATCAATGACCTTTGTGTACCCTTTATTCAGAGTATATGCTATATCATCAATTGCATCATGAGCCGACTTCTTCGGCCGGAAACCGTATGAACTCCCACAAAAATCAGTTTCAAAGATCGGTTCGATGACCATTTTTACAGCCATCTGGACTACCCTGTCACGTATATTTGGGATACCCAGGGGGCGTTCACTGCCATCGTCCTTTGGTATCATCACACGTTTTACAGGGCCAGGTTTATAAGTCTTACTCTTAAGCGCCTCTTCCAGCTCCGCCAGATAGGCGGATAAACCTTCGTCTGCCTCGATATCCTCAAAGGTTATACCGTCAACGCCGGCACTCCCTCTTTTGGAACGAACAAGGTTATAGGCGTGACTGAGGATGTCCGCACGACAAACCTTGTCATACAAAGCGTAGAAACGAAAGGCTGGTTCCTGCTTGGCCTTACGGTACAGCTTCCTCTGTAGTGTCCTGATTCTTTCAGGGGTTGTTAGCATATCTGCAATCCCCTCTCCCTCCACTCTTTAGTTGCGTGAACAAAGCGGGGTTCCTTCCCTCAGGCAGGGTTATGTTGTCCCTTGCCTCTAAGCGGTACTATGAACCCCTCCGACTCCCCATGCAGACCCATGCGATTTCGTCTCCTTATACGAATAGGTTGATGCACCTCCAGCATCACTGCACCGGGTCTCCAGCACTGGACTGTTTATCTTCTGTTACATGCCACCCCTGCTACCCCGGGAGATTTCACAGACCGCTCCCGTTGTCTAAGTCTGTGTGCAACGGCCTTCCCCTTCTGTCCACAGAGTCGGCATCTCCAATATAGTCTAACGAGGCTACATGTAGGTTCACTTTCGTTGCGGCCTGCAACTTTGCCAATTGGGAACTTACGACCCCTGATTACTC is part of the Deltaproteobacteria bacterium genome and encodes:
- the ltrA gene encoding group II intron reverse transcriptase/maturase codes for the protein MLTTPERIRTLQRKLYRKAKQEPAFRFYALYDKVCRADILSHAYNLVRSKRGSAGVDGITFEDIEADEGLSAYLAELEEALKSKTYKPGPVKRVMIPKDDGSERPLGIPNIRDRVVQMAVKMVIEPIFETDFCGSSYGFRPKKSAHDAIDDIAYTLNKGYTKVIDADLSKYFDTIPHDKLLIVVAERISDGEILRLIKMWLKAPVAEEGRDGKIRYVGGGKRSRKGTPQGGVISPLLSNLYLHLLDRTWERQHVEKRLGARLVRYADDLVVLCKDGTQRPLEVVIRILERLELTLNENKTGVVDTHQESFDFLGFEMRMRKSWRTGNIYPHVQPSKKSLKKAKDRITVLTHRRMTPLPMDILMDQVNTSLRGWTGYFHHLHCGKVFAQLKEHVHQRLCTHLRRRHKIRDREGGFIRFPRRVLYEKYGLYKVPIKAGWTNAHALR